Part of the Terriglobales bacterium genome, GGGGCTCGAGGTGATTTCCTAACCCGGAACCCGGGGCTCACGCCCCGGGCTAACCCAAATGCCGCCCTGCGGGCTGGGGTTGCAGTCCCTCTCGGTTTGCTCTGTGTCTCAGTGTCGGAGCCTGCCCTGAGCGAAGCCGCAGAATGGTGGATTGGCTTTTCTCGGCGGGCTCGGCGCTCTCGGCCGAAAAAGAAAAGGCGGGATGGCTCCCGCCCTCTCTGTCCTCTGTGGTCAAGAGAACGCTCAGATCCGCATGGGCATGATGATGTAGCGGTACTTGTAGCCGTCGTCGTTCTCTTCCGGGCGCATCTGGCCGGCCGACTGCGGGTCTTTGAACTCCAGCCGCACTTCGCCGGAGGCCGTGGCCTTGAGGAAGTCGAGCAGGTACTGGCTGTTGAAGCCGATGGTCAGCGGGTCGGCCTGGTACGGGGTCTCGATCTGGTCTTCGCTCTCGCCGGTCTCGGTCGAGGAGGACGACACGGTGATGCCGCTCTTGTCCAGGCGCAGCTTGATGGCGCCCGAGCGCTCGTCGGCGAACTGGGCCACGCGCTGGATGGCGCTGGCGATCTCCTCCGAGCGCACCGTCACCGTCTTGGTGTTGTCGCGCGGCAGCACCGCCTCGAAGTTGGGGAACTGCCCGGTGAGCTGGCGCGAGGTCAGCAGGCGCCCCCCGATGCGGAAGAAGAGCGTGGACTCGTCCTTGGCGAAATCCACCATCTCGACCTCGGCGGCCTGCAGCAGGGTGTTCAATTCGCCCATGGCCTTCTTGGGCACCAGGGTCTTCATCTCGCCGCTCACGCCCTCGAACTTCTGCGAAGAGTTCTCGATGTGGGCCAGGCGGTGGCCGTCGGTGGCCACCATGGTGATGGACTCCGGCTTCAAGACCATGAGCGCGCCGTTCAGGGTGTAGCGCGACTCCTCGTTGGAGATGGCGAAGATGGTCTTGGCGATCATCATGCGCAGCACCGAGGCCGGCAGCTTGACCACGCCCGCGGTGGGGAAGGCAGGCAGCGCGGGGAAGTTGGCGCGCGCCATGCCCACCATCTTGGTGTTGGAGCGCCCGCAGCGGATCTGCACCCAGTGGTTCTCCAGCAGCTTGATCGCGATCTCGCCCTCGGGCAGCAGCTTGACGTAGTCGTAGAGCTTGCGTGCCGGCACCGTGCACGCGCCTTCCTTCTTGACCTTGGCGGCGCAGGAGGTGCGCAGGCTGAGGTCCAGGTCGGTGGCGGTGATGGCCAAGCGGTCGCCCGCGGCCTCGAAGAGGAAGTTGGACAGGATGGGAATCGTCGTCTTGCGCTCCACCACGCCCTGGGTCGCGGTGAGCTCCTTCAGAAGATCGAACTTGCTGACTGTGATTTCCATGGCTGTTTCCTGGCCCCGAGGGTCTTGCTACTGCCTTTCTTACATCAACCGGAAATCAGTGTAAACCAGTAGCAGCCGTAGGGGGCCTGCAAAAGTGGAAATCCGTTCGTGTCCCGCTCCTGGCCTGCTAGAGCGGCGGTCAGGAGCTGTTTGCTTTCCGTCCCTGGCGACGTCACCGCCGTGCTCAACCGGCCCCGGCGGCTCTTGGACCTCCCACTCTTGCACAGCTTCCACAGCCGCTCCACAGGGTCGATCGCCGCGGCGAAGTGGAAAAGTCCTCCGCCCCGCGTCCTAGCCGCCCAGGTTCTCGGTCAGCTTGTTGAGCATCCTGTTCAAATCTTTGTCGGACTTGCGCAACTCCTCGATCTTCTCGATGGAGTGCATGACGGTGGTGTGGTGCTTGCCGCCGAACTGCCGCCCGATCTCGGGCAGCGAGGCCTCGGTGAGGTGCTTGGCCAGGTACATGGCGATCTGCCGGGGATAGACCACGGCGTGGGCGTTGTTCTTGGCCTTGATCTCGGTCACCTTCAGCCCGAACTGCTCGGCCACCGCCTTCTGGATGGCGTCGATGGAGACGCGGCGGGTCTGCGCGTCGATGAAGTTCTTGAGCACCTGCTGGGCGGTGGGCACCGCCACCTCGGCGCCGGTGAGCGAGCAGTAGGCCACCAGGCGGATGAGCGCGCCCTCCAGCTCGCGCACGTTGGTGCGGATGTTGGAGGCGATGAAGAGCGCGACTTCCGTGGGCAGGGTCATGCGTTCCGACTCCGCCTTTTTCTGCAGGATGGCGACCTTGGTCTCGAGGTCGGGCGGCTGGATGTCGGCGATCAGACCCCACTCGAAGCGGCTGCGCAGCCGGTCCTCGATCTCGGCCAGCTCCTTGGGGGGGCGGTCGCTGGCGATCACGATCTGCTTCTGCGACTCGTGCAGCGCGTTGAAGGTGTGGAAGAACTCCTCCTGGGTGCGCTCCTTCTGCGCCAGGAACTGGATGTCGTCGATCAAGAGCACGTCCACGTTGCGGAACTTGTCGCGGAACGAGATCATCTTGTCGTAGCGCAGGGAGTTGACCATTTCATTGACAAACTTCTCGCTCGACAGATAGCAGATGGCAGCCTCGGGCTGGCGCCTCTTGACCTCGTGGCCGATGGCCTGCATGAGGTGGGTCTTACCCATGCCCACGCCGCCGTAGAGGAAGAGCGGGTTGTAGGCCTTGGAAGGGCGCTCGGCGACGGCGCGGGCGGCGGCGTGCGCGAACTGGTTGCCGGCCCCGATGACGAAGGCGTCGAAGGTGTAGCGGGGATTGAGCTGGGCGGCGGAGTCCCAATCGAAGCGCGCCTGGGTGGTGCGCGGCGCGCCCGCTTCCCGGGGCGCGAAGCCGCCGTTGTGGCGCACCGGCGTGGCCGCGGGATCCTCTTCCGGGGTGATGAACTCCACGTCCTCCAGGTCCAGTTCCAGCTTCTCCATGGCCTCCTGGATGAGGTCGGCGTACTTCTCGCCGATGTGGCGGAACTCAGGGGTGGGGACGCGCACGAACAGCTTGGTGCCCTTGACGTGGCTGTAGCGGGTGGGCTTGAACCAGGTCTCGTAGGAGTGGCGGTTGACCTTCTTTTCCAGAGCGTCGAGGATGCGGACCCAGGGGTTCGCGGCCGAAGCGGCAGTTGTGAGCGACATGACCCAGCCAGAACGCGGGCGCGCTGAGTGGCGCAGCAACGTCCCGCAGCAAGTACTGCAGTTAAGCAAAAAGACCGTGTCCGGGGACGGCCCACCTGACCCGCTCCCAGCGACGGCAGCTTCCGATTCCGAGAAAACCTGCGGCCCAAGCCGCCAATGCCGGAGCTGCGGGGCTTGGCCTTCAAAAAAGCCCGCGCACTCCTTGAAAATCCGTATGCGTTAGGGTACCAGGGCGAAACGACGGTTGGATCTCAACCGCGCCGCATCCTAGCACGAAAAAAATTCGCGTGCAGAAATTTTCCGCACGCCCGCGAACGCATCGCGTACTAAAAACTCCCGCCGCGGGTTTCTGTCAAGTATTGAGTTCATAACTGCCGCGCGCGTGGTGCAGTCGGATTAGTCACCGTGGCGTGTGACTACGAAGCCACGAGACGGAGTCTTCTGTGGTCCCTGCGGGACTCGGGAGATCCCCTTCGCCGGCTACGTCGTCCGGCCGATCCTGTCGATCTCTCTCTTGACGGCCAGGTTGTCGAGTTTGGCCAGCGGAAGGCAGAGGAACAACCCGATGCGCCGGTCGAGCACGAGGAAGGCGTCGCGAAACGCCCGCTGCACCTCGGCTTCGCTGCCCTGCACGGCCGCCGGGTCGGGCACGCCCCAATGCGCGGTGAGGGGCTGCCCCGGCCACACCGGGCAGACCTCCTGGGCGGCGTGGTCGCAGACGGTGAAGACGAAATCGAGCTTGGGGGCGTCGGGCAGGGCGAACTCGTCCCAGGACTTGCTGCGCAGATCGCGGGTGGGGATGCGGGCGGTTTCGAGCTGACGCAGCGCCTCCGGCCGGACCTTCCCGGTGGGATGGCTGCCGGCGCTGGAGGCGCGGAAGTTGGGCCTTCCCCGGAGGTTCAGGATGGCCTCGGCCATGATGGAGCGCGCGGAGTTGCCGGTGCACAGGAACAGGACGTGGTAGAGGCTTTTCATCTTCCCTACTCCGGGAGAAGAAAATCCTAGCACAACTCTATTCATCTATGCGAATATAGTTGTCATGCGGGAACTGGAGAACTGGTTCAAGGGGCTCGCCGACCTCACCCGCCTGCGCCTGCTCAACCTGCTGCTGGCGGGCGAGCTGTGCGGCTGCGACCTGCAGTACGTGCTCGCCACCTCGCAGCCCAACGTCTCCCGCCATCTCACCTACCTCAAGCACGCCGGGCTGGTGCTGGACCGCCGCGACGGCTACCGCGTCTTCTACCGCCTGGCCGAGGCCAAGGGGAAGCGCAAGCTGCTCTTCGAGTTCTTACGGCTGGCCTTCCAGGGCGACGATTCCCTGCGCCACGACCGCGAGCGGCTGCGCCATGCCCTGCGCGACGGCTCCTGCACCCTGGGCGAGGCGCGGCCGTTCGTTCCCGTGGGAAGACTCCGGGCCGGGGCGAGCGCCCGTGGCTGAAAGCTCCCGAGCGCGACTGGGCTTCTTCGAGCGCTATCTGACCGCGTGGGTCGGGCTATGCATGGTGGCAGGCCTGGCGCTGGGCAAGCTGGTCCCGGGGCTGGTCGACGGCCTGCGCGCGCTCGAGTTCGGGCGCGGCAGCCAGGTCAACCTGCCCATCGCGGTGCTCATCTGGCTGATGATCATCCCCATGATGATGAAGGTGGACTTCGCCTCCATCCTGCACGTGGGGCAGAAGCCGCGCGGCCTGCTGGTGACGCTGTTCGTCAACTGGCTGGTGAAGCCCTTCTCCATGGCGCTGATCGCGTGGCTGTTCTTCCGGCACGTCTTCGCGGGGTGGATCGCGCCCGCCCAGGCCGACCAGTACATCGCCGGCTGCATCATCCTGGCGGCCGCGCCCTGCACCGCCATGGTCTTCGTGTGGAGCCACCTCACCGGCGGCGATCCCGCCTACACCCTGGTGCAGGTCTCGCTCAACGACCTGATCATGCTCTTCCTGTTCGCGCCCCTGGTGCGCTTCCTGGTGAGCGGAGCTTCGTCGCTGCAGGTTCCCTTCCTGGTGCTGCTGTACTCGGTGGTGGCCTTCATCGTGATCCCGCTGGCCGTGGGCTCGGGGGCGCGGGCGTGGCTGCTGCGGCGGCGCGGGCGCGAGGGCTTGGAGCGCCTGTTGCCGCGCTTCGCTCCCGTCACCATCGCCGCGCTGCTGGCCACGCTGGTGCTGATCTTCGCCTTCCAGGCCGACAACCTGACCGGGCGCTACTTTCATGTCGTGCTGATCGCCGTGCCCATCCTCTTGCAGGTGTACTTCAACGCCGGGCTGGCTTACGCGCTGATGCACCGGCTGCGCGTGCCCTACGCCGTGGCCGCGCCGGGGGCGCTGATCGGGGCCAGCAACTTCTTCGAATTGGCGGTGGCGACGGCCATCGCGCTCTTCGGAGCGGGCTCGGGCGCGGCCCTGGCCACGGTGGTGGGCGTGCTGGTGGAGGTCCCGGTGATGCTCTCGGTGTGCGGGGTGTGCAACCGCACGCGGGGATGGTTCGAGGGAGCCGTGGCGAAGCCGGAGGCCCGAGCGGCAGTGGCCCACGACTGACAACCGCCGTGGCTTTCCGCTATACTCAAGAATCGCTCACCCCGAAATCATCCAGTCAGGAGCCCGGATCCAGAGATGCCGAAGCGCACTTTTCAACCCAACCGCCGCCACCGATCCAAGACGCACGGCTTCCGCGCCCGCATGAAGAGCAAGGGCGGGCGCAAGGTGCTGAGCCGGCGCCGCGCCAAGGGGCGCAAGCGGGTCTCGGTGAAGCCGGGCTTCCGCGAGTAGGATGATCGCAGGCCGCCGCCCGCTTGCGGGACGAGCCGGCCACCCACCCTTTGCCGTGACCGCCGCTTCCCACCGCCGTCCGCCCTCCGCCGCGCGCCCGCGCCGCCGCTTCGCGCGCGCCGCGCGCCTGCTGCGCCACGCCGACTTCCAGCGCGTCTACCAGGAGGGCCGCCGCCACTTCGCCGCCCACATGACCGTCTTCTATCTCTTCCGCGGCGAGGGCGGGGCGCGCGTGGGCTTCACCGTGGGCC contains:
- the arsB gene encoding ACR3 family arsenite efflux transporter; this translates as MAESSRARLGFFERYLTAWVGLCMVAGLALGKLVPGLVDGLRALEFGRGSQVNLPIAVLIWLMIIPMMMKVDFASILHVGQKPRGLLVTLFVNWLVKPFSMALIAWLFFRHVFAGWIAPAQADQYIAGCIILAAAPCTAMVFVWSHLTGGDPAYTLVQVSLNDLIMLFLFAPLVRFLVSGASSLQVPFLVLLYSVVAFIVIPLAVGSGARAWLLRRRGREGLERLLPRFAPVTIAALLATLVLIFAFQADNLTGRYFHVVLIAVPILLQVYFNAGLAYALMHRLRVPYAVAAPGALIGASNFFELAVATAIALFGAGSGAALATVVGVLVEVPVMLSVCGVCNRTRGWFEGAVAKPEARAAVAHD
- the dnaN gene encoding DNA polymerase III subunit beta; translated protein: MEITVSKFDLLKELTATQGVVERKTTIPILSNFLFEAAGDRLAITATDLDLSLRTSCAAKVKKEGACTVPARKLYDYVKLLPEGEIAIKLLENHWVQIRCGRSNTKMVGMARANFPALPAFPTAGVVKLPASVLRMMIAKTIFAISNEESRYTLNGALMVLKPESITMVATDGHRLAHIENSSQKFEGVSGEMKTLVPKKAMGELNTLLQAAEVEMVDFAKDESTLFFRIGGRLLTSRQLTGQFPNFEAVLPRDNTKTVTVRSEEIASAIQRVAQFADERSGAIKLRLDKSGITVSSSSTETGESEDQIETPYQADPLTIGFNSQYLLDFLKATASGEVRLEFKDPQSAGQMRPEENDDGYKYRYIIMPMRI
- the dnaA gene encoding chromosomal replication initiator protein DnaA, yielding MSLTTAASAANPWVRILDALEKKVNRHSYETWFKPTRYSHVKGTKLFVRVPTPEFRHIGEKYADLIQEAMEKLELDLEDVEFITPEEDPAATPVRHNGGFAPREAGAPRTTQARFDWDSAAQLNPRYTFDAFVIGAGNQFAHAAARAVAERPSKAYNPLFLYGGVGMGKTHLMQAIGHEVKRRQPEAAICYLSSEKFVNEMVNSLRYDKMISFRDKFRNVDVLLIDDIQFLAQKERTQEEFFHTFNALHESQKQIVIASDRPPKELAEIEDRLRSRFEWGLIADIQPPDLETKVAILQKKAESERMTLPTEVALFIASNIRTNVRELEGALIRLVAYCSLTGAEVAVPTAQQVLKNFIDAQTRRVSIDAIQKAVAEQFGLKVTEIKAKNNAHAVVYPRQIAMYLAKHLTEASLPEIGRQFGGKHHTTVMHSIEKIEELRKSDKDLNRMLNKLTENLGG
- a CDS encoding metalloregulator ArsR/SmtB family transcription factor → MRELENWFKGLADLTRLRLLNLLLAGELCGCDLQYVLATSQPNVSRHLTYLKHAGLVLDRRDGYRVFYRLAEAKGKRKLLFEFLRLAFQGDDSLRHDRERLRHALRDGSCTLGEARPFVPVGRLRAGASARG
- a CDS encoding arsenate reductase ArsC, whose translation is MKSLYHVLFLCTGNSARSIMAEAILNLRGRPNFRASSAGSHPTGKVRPEALRQLETARIPTRDLRSKSWDEFALPDAPKLDFVFTVCDHAAQEVCPVWPGQPLTAHWGVPDPAAVQGSEAEVQRAFRDAFLVLDRRIGLFLCLPLAKLDNLAVKREIDRIGRTT
- the rpmH gene encoding 50S ribosomal protein L34; this encodes MPKRTFQPNRRHRSKTHGFRARMKSKGGRKVLSRRRAKGRKRVSVKPGFRE
- the rnpA gene encoding ribonuclease P protein component, with product MTAASHRRPPSAARPRRRFARAARLLRHADFQRVYQEGRRHFAAHMTVFYLFRGEGGARVGFTVGRALGGAVVRNRMKRRLREAVRAHLGTLAAPVDVVINPKKSLLTAEFPALLA